A single region of the Chiroxiphia lanceolata isolate bChiLan1 chromosome 20, bChiLan1.pri, whole genome shotgun sequence genome encodes:
- the MRM3 gene encoding rRNA methyltransferase 3, mitochondrial, with product MAALGRVWGPALLRPRGAGAAGRRGVRALRRSPVRVLPPAKKEAGAAPAEAPPGPRREGPPPPPVERSAAAPGLWYEKAAPGDRRLGKVVTIAKSKKFRDNHGKVLLEGHRLIKDALEAGAVPQTLFFSTVGHLKELPEAEIKRASLVKVKFEDIKIWSDLVTPQGLLGIFSKPDHAKMSYPAAQLTNSLPLLLICDNIRDPGNLGTILRSAAGAGCEKVLITKGCVDPWEPKVLRAGMGAHFRLPIVANLEWESVPSNLPAGTQVCVADNKDPGTLAKTTSMLRGAGRAGSAPGNTKAPVKSRPEAAPDHEDEEEAAADIPELATQCYYEDWARTPVAVVIGGETHGLSADALHLAASTEGKRLVIPVVPGVDSLNAAIAAAIVLFEGKRQLLRRHKQEDDRQKVPVAG from the exons ATGGCGGCGCTGGGCCGCGTGTGGGGGCCGGCGCTGCtgcggccccgcggggcgggcgcggcggggcggcgcggggtgCGGGCGCTCCGCAGGAGCCCCGTGCGGGTCCTGCCGCCGGCAAAGAAGGaggcgggagcggccccggccgAGGCACCGCCGGGACCCCGCCGGGAGgggcccccgccgcccccggtGGAGCGGAGCGCGGCCGCGCCGGGGCTGTGGTACGAGAAGGCGGCGCCCGGGGACCGCAGGCTGGG AAAAGTGGTCACTATCGCCAAGTCGAAGAAGTTTCGGGATAATCACGGGAAGGTCCTGCTGGAGGGTCACAGGCTGATCAAGGATGCActggaggcaggagctgtgccgCAGACACTCTTCTTCAGCACTGTGGGGCACCTGAAGGAGCTGCCTGAGGCAGAGATAAAACGAGCCAGCTTGGTTAAGGTGAAATTTGAAGACATTAAGATCTGGTCTGACCTCGTAACTCCTCAGGGGCTTCTAG GCATCTTTTCCAAGCCTGACCATGCCAAGATGTCTTACCCTGCCGCTCAGCTCACCAACTCCTTGCCATTGCTCCTCATCTGCGACAATATCCGAGATCCAGGAAACCTGGGCACTATTCTGAGATCcgcagcaggagcaggctgtgaGAAAGTGCTGATCACCAAAG GCTGTGTGGATCCATGGGAGCCAAAGGTGCTCCGTGCAGGCATGGGGGCTCACTTCCGACTGCCCATCGTCGCCAACCTGGAGTGGGAATCTGTTCCCAGCAACCTTCCTGCCGGCACCCAGGTCTGCGTGGCCGACAACAAAGACCCGGGCACTCTGGCCAAGACCACGTCCATGCTgagaggggctggcagggctggctctgctcctggcaaCACAAAAGCTCCTGTGAAATCCAGACCTGAAGCTGCTCCTGACCAcgaggatgaggaggaggcagcagcagataTTCCAGAGCTGGCCACGCAGTGTTACTACGAGGACTGGGCACGGACTCCGGTGGCCGTGGTGATCGGCGGGGAGACCCACGGCCTGAGCGCGGACGCGCTGCACCTCGCAGCCAGCACGGAGGGGAAGAGACTGGTCATTCCCGTGGTGCCCGGCGTGGACAGCCTGAATGCTGCTATTGCTGCTGCCATCGTGCTGTTTgaggggaagaggcagctgctgcGGAGGCACAAGCAGGAGGATGACAGGCAGAAGGTCCCTGTAGCGGGCTGA
- the GLOD4 gene encoding glyoxalase domain-containing protein 4: protein MAARRALHFVFKVGDRPRTARFYRELLGMSVLRHEEFEEGCKATCNGPYDGKWSKTMVGYGPEDNHFVAELTYNYGIGEYRLGNDFLGITLVSSQAVSNAKKMGWPLKEVTTGVFETEAPGGYKFYLEDKEKLKQDPVLKVTLGVSNLQKSINYWSGLLGMKIYEKDEEKQRALLGYADNQCKLELKAVGGAVDHGTAFGRIAFSCAREELPSIEALMKKENQKILTPLVSLDTPGKATVQVIILADPDGHEICFVGDEAFRDLSKVDPNGDKLLDDAMAADNSDKWFAARNMKKVSA, encoded by the exons ATGGCCGCCCGCAGAGCGCTCCACTTCGTCTTCAAAGTGGGCGACCGGCCCCGCACCGCGCGGTTCTACCGGGAGCTGCTGGGCATGAGC GTGCTGAGGCACGAGGAGTTCGAGGAGGGCTGCAAGGCCACCTGCAACGG CCCTTATGATGGAAAATGGAGCAAAACCATGGTGGGCTACGGGCCAGAGGACAATCACTTTGTTGCAGAACTGACTTACAATTATGGCATTGGAGAATATCGCCTGGGCAATGACTTTCTG GGCATCACActggtgtccagccaggctGTGAGCAATGCCAAGAAGATGGGGTGGCCCCTCAAAGAAGTCACAACTGGTGTCTTTGAAACTGAAGCTCCAGGAGGATACAAGTTCTACTTGGAGGACAAGGAGAAGCTCAAGCAAG ATCCCGTGCTGAAGGTAACCCTGGGTGTCTCAAATCTGCAGAAGTCTATTAACTACTGGTCTGGTTTGCTTGGGATGAAAATATATGAGAAGGATGAGGAGAAGCAAAGGGCTTTGCTGGGCTACGCAGATAACCAG TGTAAGCTGGAGCTGAAGGCTGTTGGAGGAGCAGTGGATCACGGGACAGCCTTTGGACGGATCGCCTTCTCCTGTGCCAGGGAAGAG TTGCCAAGCATTGAAGCACTGATGAAAAAGGAGAATCAGAAAATTTTGACACCCCTGGTGAGCTTGGACACGCCTGGCAAAGCCACAGTGCAAGTGATTATTTTGGCTGATCCT GACGGCCATGAAATCTGTTTTGTGGGAGATGAAGCCTTTAGAGACCTGTCCAAGGTGGACCCTAATGGTGACAAGCTGTTGGATGAT GCCATGGCTGCAGACAACAGTGACAAGTGGTTTGCTGCACGTAACATGAAGAAAGTTTCAGCTTAG
- the GEMIN4 gene encoding gem-associated protein 4: MEPGPWAVGEHTAILHGGFLLAARLIQPRALRELRKADWPLAGVPITDALREIGERCPSPREHGRWKREAVAIVWAKVLLPAPPAASLEWGWRDDGFFSVGAMIPDVNHTALFELVKALGVPRVFVELLLALPPAVCREQLEHMVAYVTSETSPSDIRLFLDVWWEVMKHKEGQEDATVSAFSALMRQHGGESSLDDGLQPPKRFKGDPVNIPPAAPGLFMVMVEGLKQIHGNITQPRMQCYALANLAELLSVFTELEPAGSSLPTTEYLHKVSATVSLWTSDPDSQFHHSGLGEKVREAERTVSLLSVTKLSREELFVGLEFLCSLLRAWGEELQDALSSSEQLCYESYRLLDTLTTLGKNLVCFSETRDVGEDETRVVLELTQVTKDFLKESSASLKSKDLATTSLVSSVAMAIIAQKLDRHADMCSVFASEKTWAFSKAWVDCLVQNKALFQKPELVLKLLETLVSFATSCQDKEARELQVQVTKAIMDCYTELSLTDKNKVISGVLTSWGGPGLSLNLQVVREGFQEDLNVTFNQITKSVSDEGLTRAVASVARLTLLYPEATVKQVCHLAVVNLGAHQFLAQILCSFPALRFLETQKDPGRPHNLVVRCLEEAVWGKLSTAREEEQFLQFLTFLMQPGSATPLVSPAEVTKAFVLPYLKSDSPQIELSLQVLSKALGIQPCSEEHWIKSCHPFPLLLSLCKLLDGYTRYWHQPREQLFPSLETKDLILNILCQLCEVVGPESALSPELWVQSLAWLHRKVASLDWTIGLRLKKLYGDHFKNEVPATLFEICTLPEDEWTSQSLPAYGPGSGLLAWMECCCVSPVLRDTMLALLTVNVDNPEEVNLFSKGFLVALIQVLPWCSHSEWKRLMHVVENLLQKQVLHVPYTLEYVQYMPLLNLRPFACYLQLSVLFLRGFQLLCSSSCSTWLPPEAWLHVVQLYCGSLTDLLTSVKGTAGPPSQPARDGTSPQEVSFVCIQMFCHLLHVAAMLPGEGCGEPLVVVALEILSQYEVFSSADTSPSNTLRRANERHFLEAITDNVGDRELRSTLLQKLSKLGAHPAGELD; this comes from the exons ATGGAGCCGG GGCCCTGGGCCGTGGGCGAGCACACGGCGATCCTGCACGGCGGGTTCCTGCTGGCCGCCCGCCTCATCCAGCCGCGGGCGCTGCGGGAGCTGCGCAAGGCCGACTGGCCCCTGGCGGGGGTGCCCATCACCGACGCGCTGCGGGAGATCGGCGAGCGCTGCCCCTCGCCGCGGGAGCACGGCCGCTGGAAGCGGGAGGCGGTGGCCATCGTCTGGGCCAAGGTGCTGCTGCCCGCGCCCCCGGCCGCCTCGCTggagtggggatggagggacGACGGCTTCTTCTCGGTGGGCGCGATGATCCCCGACGTGAACCACACCGCCCTCTTCGAGCTGGTCAAGGCGCTTGGCGTGCCCCGGGTGTtcgtggagctgctgctggcgcTGCCCCCGGCGGTGTGccgggagcagctggagcacatgGTGGCATATGTCACCAGCGAGACGTCCCCGTCCGACATCAGGCTGTTCTTGGACGTGTGGTGGGAGGTGATGAAGCAcaaggaagggcaggaggacGCGACAGTCTCTGCGTTCAGCGCTCTCATGCGCCAGCACGGGGGTGAGTCCTCTCTGGACGATGGTCTGCAGCCCCCAAAGAGGTTCAAGGGTGACCCTGTGAACATCCCCCCAGCTGCCCCCGGGTTGTTCATGGTCATGGTGGAGGGGTTGAAGCAGATCCACGGGAACATCACCCAGCCCCGCATGCAGTGCTACGCCCTGGCCAACCTGGCCGAGCTGCTCTCCGTGTTCACTGAGCTGGAGCCAGCAGgcagctccctccccaccacagaGTACCTGCACAAGGTCAGTGCCACAGTCAGCCTCTGGACCAGCGACCCTGACAGCCAGTTCCACCACAGTGGGCTGGGAGAGAAGgtgagggaagcagagagaacCGTGAGCCTCCTGTCTGTGACCAAACTCTCCCGTGAGGAGCTCTTTGTTGGCTTGGAGTTCCTCTGCAGCTTGTTACGTGcctggggagaggagctgcaggatgctctgagcagctctgagcagctctgctatGAGAGCTACCGGCTCCTGGACACTCTGACTACCCTTGGGAAGAATCTGGTTTGCTTCTCGGAGACCAGAGACGTGGGTGAGGATGAGACACGTGTAGTGTTAGAGCTGACACAGGTCACCAAGGACTTTCTCAAGGAGAGCAGTGCCAGCCTGAAGAGCAAGGATTTGGCCACCACCAGCCTTGTGTCTTCAGTTGCCATGGCAATCATTGCACAGAAGCTGGACCGGCATGCAGACATGTGCTCTGTTTTTGCATCTGAAAAGACCTGGGCCTTTTCAAAGGCCTGGGTTGACTGCCTTGTGCAAAATAAAGCTCTCTTCCAGAAACCAGAGCTAGTTTTGAAATTGCTGGAGACACTGGTGAGCTTTGCTACATCCTGTCAAGACAAGGAGGCCCGAGAGCTGCAGGTGCAAGTCACCAAAGCCATCATGGACTGTTACACTGAGCTTTCATTAACTGACAAAAACAAGGTGATCTCGGGTGTCCTGACGTCCTGGGGTGGACCAGGTCTGTCCCTGAACTTGCAGGTTGTCAGGGAAGGGTTCCAGGAGGATCTGAATGTGACTTTCAACCAGATCACGAAGAGTGTGTCCGATGAAGGCCTGACCAGGGCTGTGGCTTCTGTGGCCAGGCTCACGCTGCTGTACCCCGAGGCCACGGTGAAGCAGGTTTGTCATCTTGCTGTGGTCAACCTAGGAGCACACCAGTTCCTCGCACAAatcctctgctccttcccagcactgaggtTTCTGGAGACCCAAAAGGATCCAGGCAGGCCACACAACCTGGTGGTGAGGTGTCTGGAGGAGGCAGTATGGGGGAAGCTTTCCACTGCAAGGGAAGAGGAACAGTTCCTTCAGTTCCTTACCTTTCTCATGCAGCCAGGCTCAGCCACCCCACTTGTGTCACCTGCAGAGGTGACCAAAGCTTTTGTCCTTCCCTATTTGAAGTCAGACTCTCCTCAGATTGAGCTGAGCCTGCAGGTCCTCAGTAAGGCTTTGGGAATACAGCCCTGTTCAGAAGAGCACTGGATCAAATCCTGTCACCCATTCCCACTTCTACTGAGCCTCTGCAAGCTTCTGGATGGTTACACCAGGTACTGGCATCAGCCTAGGGAGCAGCTCTTCCCTTCACTGGAGACCAAAGACCTGATTCTGAATatcctctgccagctctgcgAGGTGGTGGGACCAGAATCTGCCCTCTCCCCGGAGCTGTGGGTCCAGTCCCTGGCCTGGCTCCACAGGAAGGTGGCATCCCTGGACTGGACCATTGGGCTCAGACTGAAGAAGCTTTATGGAGACCACTTCAAGAACGAGGTCCCGGCAACGCTGTTCGAGATCTGCACCCTCCCTGAGGACGAGTGGACATCCCAGTCTTTGCCAGCCTACGGACCAGGCAGCGGGCTCCTGGCGTGGATGGAGTGCTGCTGCGTGTCCCCAGTGCTCAGGGACACGATGCTGGCGCTCCTCACCGTCAACGTGGACAACCCTGAAGAAGTGAACCTCTTCAGCAAAGGGTTCCTGGTGGCCCTCATTCAGGTGCTCCCCTGGTGCAGCCACAGCGAGTGGAAGAGGCTCATGCACGTGGTGGAAAACCTGCTGCAGAAGCAGGTCCTGCACGTGCCCTACACTCTGGAGTACGTGCAGTACATGCCCCTGCTCAACCTCCGCCCCTTTGCCTGCTACCTCCAGCTCTCCGTGCTCTTCCTGAggggcttccagctcctctgcagctccagctgctccaccTGGCTGCCCCCAGAGGCCTGGCTCCACGTGGTGCAGCTGTACTGCGGCAGCCTGACGGACCTGCTGACCTCCGTCAAGGGCACGGCGGGACCCCCCTCGCAGCCTGCCAGGGACGGGACCTCCCCGCAGGAGGTGTCCTTCGTCTGCATCCAGATGTTCTGCCACCTGCTGCACGTGGCTGCCATGCTGCCGGGCGAGGGCTGCGGGGAGCCCCTGGTGGTGGTGGCACTGGAGATCCTGTCGCAGTACGAGGTGTTCAGCAGCGCCGACACGTCCCCCAGCAACACCCTGCGGAGGGCCAACGAGAGGCACTTCCTGGAGGCCATCACGGACAACgtgggggacagggagctgcGCAGCACCCTCCTGCAGAAGCTCAGCAAGCTGGGGGCACATCCGGCCGGGGAGCTGGattga
- the TLCD3A gene encoding TLC domain-containing protein 3A encodes MWRTLALASAFFPGLFVLCIRLLRWAAPGWSLKDRILLSGRLVSTVQATMATVSGITVILSCKNVVYDRHWLAVEYIWVLVPYMTYDIYVMYLCHWHKSLEKGIAEKKHSLASVWSFLLQERLMVTHHLFILIVLTPITQHFRGELGDFFVGCIFTAELSTPFVSLGKILMQLKMQDTLLHKVNGILILVTFFLCRILLFPFMYAAYGRQVGMPVYMVPFRIPLHCNIANASLIAPQIYWFRLICRKAARLYGRPPADRSR; translated from the exons ATGTGGCGGACGCTGGCCCTCGCCTCCGCCTTCTTCCCGGGGCTCTTCGTCCTCTGCATCCGGTTGCTGCGCTGGGCCGCCCCAGGATGGAGCCTCAAGGACCGCATCCTGCTCAGCGGCAG GCTGGTGTCAACGGTCCAAGCCACGATGGCCACGGTGTCGGGGATCACGGTTATCCTCAGCTGCAAGAACGTGGTGTACGACAG GCACTGGCTGGCCGTGGAGTACATCTGGGTCCTTGTTCCCTACATGACTTATGACATCTATGTCATGTACCTCTGCCACTGGCACAagagcctggaaaagggaatcGCAGAGAAGAAGCACTCGCTGGCCAGCGTGTGGAGCTTCCTCCTGCAGGAGCGGCTGATGGTGACCCACCACCTCTTCATCCTCATCGTGCTCACCCCCATCACCCAG CACTtcaggggagagctgggggacTTCTTCGTGGGCTGCAtcttcacagcagagctgagcacgCCTTTTGTATCCCTGGGCAAAATCCTCATGCAG ctcaAAATGCAGGACACGCTCCTGCACAAGGTGAACGGGATCCTCATCCTGGTGACCTTCTTCCTCTGCCgcatcctcctcttccccttcatGTACGCGGCCTACGGGCGGCAGGTGGGGATGCCCGTGTACATGGTGCCTTTCCGCATCCCGCTGCACTGCAACATCGCCAACGCCTCCCTCATCGCCCCCCAGATCTACTGGTTCAGGCTCATCTGCCGCAAAGCCGCCCGTCTCTacggccgcccgcccgccgaCCGGAGCAGATAA